One genomic region from Sorangium aterium encodes:
- a CDS encoding thiamine pyrophosphate-binding protein — MVYAGAMAQVHGGRLVSKALARHGVTHLFTLCGGHIQAIYDGCLDDGIRVVDVRHEQTAGHAADGYARVTGRPGVCAVTAGPGVTDVVTAVANAQRAGVPMVVIGGAGPRALADMGSLQDMNHVELMRPISKWSVSVPSTDRIQEYVDSAFRVAQANVPGPVFLEMPLDLLMNYAGDDAPATAPTAPPRPGGDPAAVARAAAMLREAERPMFIVGSQLRWSPRRDALRRFADAVKAPFYLNGMARGALPHAHPGLMSRSRRFALSQTDLCVVLGTPFDFRLEYGRAVSPAAKVVQIDLDGSELGRNRRVDLGIDGDSGVVLEQLLAEVPDKTAAAWLSAVREAEERSRAKMLAEIASDGDPPNPLRVCAEIGRRLGKDDIVIGDGGDFVATAANVLKLEWPQLWMDPGPLGTLGVGPGYAMAAKLARPEANVVLVYGDGSFGFHALEFEAMVRQGIPVVSVIGNDAAWTQIRRGQVELYGEGRAPATSLDFTRYDRVVEALGGFGACVERVEELGPALDEALRCGRPACINVKIAKSDFRKGAISV, encoded by the coding sequence ATGGTATATGCCGGCGCCATGGCGCAGGTGCACGGCGGCAGGCTCGTCTCCAAGGCCCTCGCGAGGCACGGGGTGACGCACCTCTTCACCCTGTGCGGCGGGCACATCCAGGCGATCTACGACGGGTGCCTGGATGACGGCATCCGGGTGGTCGACGTGCGACACGAGCAGACCGCCGGACACGCCGCCGACGGGTACGCGCGGGTGACCGGAAGGCCGGGGGTGTGCGCCGTCACCGCGGGGCCGGGCGTCACGGACGTGGTGACGGCCGTCGCCAACGCCCAGCGCGCGGGCGTCCCGATGGTCGTCATCGGGGGCGCCGGCCCGCGCGCCCTCGCCGACATGGGCTCGCTGCAGGACATGAACCACGTCGAGCTGATGCGCCCCATCTCGAAGTGGAGCGTCTCCGTCCCCTCGACCGATCGCATCCAGGAGTACGTGGACTCGGCCTTCCGCGTCGCCCAGGCGAACGTGCCAGGCCCGGTCTTCCTCGAGATGCCGCTCGACCTGCTGATGAACTACGCCGGCGACGACGCGCCGGCCACCGCGCCCACGGCCCCGCCTCGCCCCGGGGGAGACCCGGCCGCCGTCGCGCGGGCCGCGGCCATGCTGAGGGAGGCCGAGCGGCCCATGTTCATCGTCGGGAGCCAGCTCCGGTGGTCGCCGCGGCGCGACGCGCTGCGCCGCTTCGCCGACGCGGTGAAGGCGCCCTTCTACCTGAACGGCATGGCCCGCGGCGCCCTGCCCCACGCGCACCCGGGGCTGATGAGCCGCTCGCGCCGCTTCGCGCTCTCGCAGACCGACCTCTGCGTCGTGCTCGGGACCCCCTTCGACTTCCGCCTCGAGTACGGCCGCGCCGTCAGCCCGGCGGCCAAGGTCGTCCAGATCGATCTCGACGGGAGCGAGCTCGGCAGGAACCGCCGCGTCGACCTCGGGATCGACGGGGACAGCGGCGTCGTCCTGGAGCAGCTGCTCGCGGAGGTGCCCGACAAGACGGCCGCGGCGTGGCTCTCGGCCGTGCGCGAGGCCGAGGAGCGATCGCGCGCGAAGATGCTGGCGGAGATCGCGAGCGACGGCGACCCGCCGAACCCGCTGCGCGTCTGCGCGGAGATCGGCAGGCGCCTCGGCAAGGACGACATCGTCATCGGCGACGGAGGGGACTTCGTGGCCACGGCCGCGAACGTGCTGAAGCTCGAGTGGCCGCAGCTCTGGATGGACCCCGGCCCGCTCGGGACCCTCGGGGTGGGGCCGGGCTACGCGATGGCGGCCAAGCTCGCGCGGCCGGAGGCGAACGTGGTCCTCGTGTACGGCGACGGATCGTTCGGCTTCCACGCGCTCGAGTTCGAGGCGATGGTGCGCCAGGGCATCCCCGTCGTGAGCGTGATCGGGAACGACGCGGCCTGGACGCAGATCCGAAGGGGCCAGGTGGAGCTCTACGGCGAGGGCCGCGCGCCGGCGACGTCGCTCGACTTCACCCGGTACGACCGCGTGGTCGAGGCGCTCGGCGGCTTCGGGGCCTGCGTGGAGCGCGTCGAGGAACTCGGGCCCGCGCTGGACGAGGCGCTCCGGTGCGGCAGGCCCGCTTGCATCAACGTGAAGATCGCGAAGAGCGACTTCCGCAAGGGCGCGATCAGCGTCTGA
- a CDS encoding response regulator, with the protein MSSPVPAPGPAATSSPRATAEIFVVDDDPALVESLLDLLSDEGYRVQGFTRPLEALDRLARGARPRAVLLDYIMPEMTGDEFLAALAAAGVEVPVLLLSGVNEPSIRGAVAGVLAKPFDVDRLLLVLDRLTGAVQR; encoded by the coding sequence ATGAGCTCGCCGGTCCCCGCTCCCGGCCCGGCCGCCACCTCCTCGCCGCGCGCGACCGCGGAGATCTTCGTCGTCGATGACGACCCCGCGCTCGTCGAGTCGCTTCTCGACCTGCTCTCCGACGAGGGCTACCGCGTTCAGGGCTTCACGCGGCCGCTGGAGGCGCTCGATCGCCTCGCCCGCGGCGCGCGGCCGCGGGCGGTCCTGCTCGACTACATCATGCCCGAGATGACCGGCGACGAGTTCCTCGCCGCGCTCGCCGCCGCGGGCGTCGAGGTGCCCGTCCTCCTGCTCTCCGGCGTGAACGAGCCCAGCATCCGCGGCGCCGTGGCCGGTGTGCTGGCGAAGCCCTTCGACGTCGACCGGCTCCTGCTCGTGCTCGATCGCCTGACCGGCGCCGTGCAACGCTAG
- a CDS encoding AAA family ATPase, with protein sequence MVSRKLPPSECRKIVEPQSFRFSTTDEVAPLSAGIGSQERALAALAFGLDIRQPRFHVVVVGAPGTGRTFCARAVAKRIAASRPTPDDILLLPNPHRPSEPTVLSLPPGEGRPFVEAMEELHEKLVDALRGATEGERFKQARGKIQRRVNAEERRLEEQLKSAARELGLDLVRGEDEVQITSIEDAANAPDGEALLAIAGSIEEFEMRLATVQDEADVELRGVVKQLLSDGVKGCFQPVRARFEGRDDISAFLADVETVVSKEFRLLVDEARGEEGGATLPRGVVVPTLLTEHTPDSGAPVVEVPYPTLTALFGRTHAPPDSGFPPEPGFAVAGALHEAAGGFLILPAGALLKNEALYEQLKACLLAGKFIVPEHNPSYFRGTAEELLFPPISIDVKVVLVTNPQLYQDLHDADPEFSQLFKVQARFETTISLDQALLTYPAFLAGFAHDRGLPPITADGVTALLFHGGRLAESQTKVSAQVGLIAEVATEAGYRAQRRGRKVVDGPEVNEALEAARRRGSHFRDHVHELLSDGTIRIDVTGRRVGQVNAISVLSDGPQTFGRPCRVTAVVYPGLEGPVNIAREVEMSGPLHSKGVLVLTGFLAARFAQHRPLSFGASLVFEQTYEPIEGDSASSSELYALLSALSGVPIRQELAATGSIDQQGSIQPVGGINEKIEAFFDLCAAKGLTGEQGVLIPSANRDALMLRGDVVTAIESGRFHVFEVSSVEEGIEIITGVPAGVADADGRYPEGTVFHAADQRLERFHQAIAETLRSGTSVDPRRVLRER encoded by the coding sequence ATGGTCTCCCGGAAGCTGCCCCCCAGCGAGTGCCGCAAGATCGTAGAGCCTCAGAGCTTCCGCTTCTCCACGACGGACGAGGTCGCGCCGCTGTCGGCGGGAATCGGCTCGCAGGAGCGCGCCCTGGCCGCGCTCGCCTTCGGCCTCGACATCCGCCAGCCCCGCTTCCACGTCGTCGTCGTCGGCGCGCCAGGCACGGGCCGGACGTTCTGCGCTCGCGCCGTCGCGAAGCGCATCGCGGCGAGCCGCCCCACGCCCGACGATATCCTCCTCCTGCCGAACCCGCACCGCCCGAGCGAGCCGACGGTCCTGTCGCTGCCGCCCGGCGAGGGGCGCCCCTTCGTCGAGGCGATGGAGGAGCTCCACGAGAAGCTCGTCGACGCCCTGCGCGGCGCGACCGAAGGCGAGCGCTTCAAGCAGGCGCGCGGCAAGATCCAGCGCCGCGTGAACGCGGAGGAGCGGCGGCTCGAGGAGCAGCTCAAGTCCGCGGCGCGCGAGCTCGGCCTCGACCTCGTGCGCGGCGAGGACGAGGTGCAGATCACCTCGATCGAGGACGCCGCCAACGCGCCGGACGGCGAGGCCCTGCTCGCCATCGCCGGCTCCATCGAGGAGTTCGAGATGCGGCTCGCCACCGTGCAGGACGAGGCCGACGTCGAGCTGCGCGGCGTCGTGAAGCAGCTGCTCAGCGACGGGGTGAAGGGGTGCTTCCAGCCGGTGCGCGCGCGCTTCGAGGGGCGCGACGACATCAGCGCGTTCCTCGCGGACGTCGAGACGGTCGTGTCGAAGGAGTTCCGCCTGCTCGTCGACGAGGCGCGCGGCGAGGAGGGCGGCGCGACGCTCCCGCGCGGCGTGGTCGTCCCGACGCTCCTCACGGAGCACACGCCCGACTCCGGCGCCCCGGTCGTCGAGGTCCCCTACCCCACGCTGACCGCCCTGTTCGGCCGCACCCACGCGCCGCCCGACTCCGGCTTCCCGCCGGAGCCCGGCTTCGCGGTCGCGGGCGCCCTCCACGAGGCGGCCGGCGGCTTCCTGATCCTGCCCGCCGGCGCGCTCCTCAAGAACGAGGCGCTCTACGAGCAGCTCAAGGCCTGCCTCCTCGCGGGCAAGTTCATCGTGCCCGAGCACAACCCGTCGTACTTCCGCGGCACCGCGGAGGAGCTGCTCTTCCCGCCGATCTCGATCGACGTGAAGGTCGTCCTCGTCACGAACCCGCAGCTCTACCAGGACCTGCACGACGCCGATCCGGAGTTCTCGCAGCTCTTCAAGGTGCAGGCGCGCTTCGAGACGACGATCTCGCTCGATCAGGCGCTCCTCACGTACCCCGCGTTCCTCGCCGGCTTCGCGCACGATCGCGGCCTCCCGCCGATCACGGCCGACGGCGTGACCGCGCTCCTCTTCCACGGCGGCCGCCTCGCGGAGAGCCAGACCAAGGTGAGCGCCCAGGTCGGGCTCATCGCCGAGGTCGCGACCGAGGCCGGCTACCGGGCCCAGCGCCGCGGCCGCAAGGTGGTCGACGGCCCCGAGGTCAACGAGGCGCTCGAGGCGGCGCGGCGCCGCGGGAGCCATTTCCGCGACCACGTGCACGAGCTGCTCTCGGACGGGACGATCCGCATCGACGTCACCGGCCGACGCGTCGGGCAGGTCAACGCGATCTCGGTCCTGTCCGACGGCCCGCAGACGTTCGGCCGCCCGTGCCGGGTGACGGCGGTCGTCTACCCGGGCCTCGAGGGCCCGGTGAACATCGCGCGCGAGGTCGAGATGTCCGGCCCGCTCCACAGCAAGGGCGTGCTGGTCCTCACGGGCTTCCTCGCGGCCCGGTTCGCCCAGCACCGCCCGCTCTCTTTCGGCGCCTCGCTCGTCTTCGAGCAGACGTACGAGCCCATCGAGGGCGACAGCGCCTCGTCGAGCGAGCTGTACGCGCTCCTGTCAGCGCTCTCCGGCGTCCCGATCCGGCAGGAGCTCGCCGCGACGGGCAGCATCGATCAGCAGGGGAGCATCCAGCCCGTGGGCGGCATCAACGAGAAGATCGAGGCCTTCTTCGATCTGTGCGCCGCCAAGGGCCTGACGGGCGAGCAGGGCGTGCTGATCCCGAGCGCGAACCGCGACGCGCTCATGCTGCGGGGCGACGTCGTGACGGCGATCGAGTCCGGCCGCTTCCACGTGTTCGAGGTGAGCTCCGTCGAGGAAGGCATCGAGATCATCACCGGCGTCCCTGCGGGCGTCGCCGACGCGGACGGGAGGTACCCGGAGGGAACCGTGTTCCACGCGGCGGACCAGCGGCTCGAGCGCTTCCACCAGGCGATCGCCGAGACGCTGAGGAGCGGGACGAGCGTGGATCCTCGGCGCGTGCTCAGGGAGCGCTGA
- a CDS encoding universal stress protein: protein MLSAVRNGSPVGLGAPPGPAPAVEPPPDAFEEADERPPQSGLQRRSVVVALHGRRAHLGAVALGRLIAHGLEAPLRGLCLSTEPIDASEVPAHFGIAPEALQGMVLDVEASDDPAGALASAVASCGTALVIVASHADEPMDERFGVGQLAARALESAALGVLVIREEPSPPRLQRILLPLDGTPSTASAIGPVGEVARKLGAELDIVLVGCASPREAADEGPPVSTPVPFEPGAMVAPLYVDQPQHEWPAFTEEFLARFLSAIGHCPHGVATRFFLGKGEPAAEIARLAWQLASDLVVLVWHGQLADHHGGVIRDVLARAPCPVLVLRR from the coding sequence ATGCTGAGCGCCGTACGCAACGGATCCCCGGTCGGGCTCGGGGCGCCGCCCGGGCCGGCGCCCGCGGTCGAGCCGCCCCCTGACGCGTTCGAGGAGGCCGACGAGCGCCCGCCGCAGAGCGGCTTGCAGCGCAGGAGCGTGGTCGTCGCGCTCCACGGCCGCCGCGCCCACCTCGGCGCCGTCGCGCTCGGGCGGCTCATCGCCCACGGGCTCGAGGCACCGCTGCGCGGGCTGTGCCTCTCCACGGAGCCGATCGACGCGAGCGAGGTGCCGGCCCACTTCGGGATCGCCCCGGAGGCGCTGCAGGGCATGGTGCTGGACGTCGAGGCGAGCGACGATCCGGCCGGCGCGCTCGCTTCAGCCGTGGCGAGCTGCGGGACCGCGCTCGTGATCGTGGCCTCGCACGCGGACGAGCCCATGGACGAGCGCTTCGGCGTCGGCCAGCTCGCGGCGCGCGCGCTGGAGTCCGCCGCGCTCGGCGTCCTCGTCATCCGTGAGGAGCCCTCCCCGCCGCGGCTACAGCGCATCCTGCTGCCGCTCGACGGGACCCCCAGCACGGCCAGCGCGATCGGGCCCGTCGGGGAGGTCGCCCGCAAGCTCGGCGCCGAGCTCGACATCGTGCTGGTCGGCTGCGCCTCGCCGCGGGAGGCCGCGGACGAGGGGCCGCCCGTCTCGACGCCTGTGCCATTCGAGCCGGGCGCGATGGTGGCGCCCCTCTACGTCGACCAGCCTCAGCACGAGTGGCCCGCGTTCACCGAGGAGTTCCTGGCCCGGTTCCTGAGCGCGATCGGGCACTGCCCGCACGGCGTCGCCACGCGGTTCTTCCTCGGCAAGGGCGAGCCGGCGGCGGAGATCGCGCGCCTGGCCTGGCAGCTGGCGAGCGACCTCGTAGTGCTGGTCTGGCACGGGCAGCTCGCCGATCACCATGGCGGCGTCATCCGCGACGTGCTCGCTCGGGCGCCGTGCCCCGTGCTGGTCCTGCGGCGCTAG
- a CDS encoding glycoside hydrolase family 65 protein: MSSLLVEDSATGQAVLARGGSGNPAIANAPAASIKLPAELHHRFRFIAIDAGLLGEAVDGAAALLDALLAMGVRVALFTDEAMPHLARRLARGVRAENRRRLFLGALEGAELHGFDRRGAAVALAARAERDGRSAVAALLAQVIAPLRIEPHDRLAISPDPRESRESRDGAAAGEARGLRGAPELAGAVHATAGAQRLHEILALQRDLEGELGSLAAPRDAAWIIEEPGFDIAREHEIESLLAIANGYLGSRASLPEGSSVSRPATFIAGAFEPSADVSRVPELVIAPDWGRLSVAIEGESFSAEASGVLHHRRALDMRRGVLLRECLRRGEGGHLTHLHTLHAASLANRHVLMEALSIAPLNFTGTIRVDAILSGDVKSASGAAHWAGFAADARAKSLLLVGHTHGGLVTAMTSHLRELPEQAPESSPRLEALEGARCERTTGARSIAERCDVGVRVAERRRLFRTTTLHTSRDTPTPREAGEALQDELSSRAMADVLGEHTRAWAERWRHADVEIDGAPRIERALRFALYHLIGAANPDDPRCSIGARGLSGEAYRGHVFWDTETFLVPFYTHCYPEAARALLLYRHRTLAGARRKAKALGYEGALYAWESADTGDETTPALVVTPFGEVVGVLSGEQEHHISADIAYAVHAYVRATGDLDFQRCEGAEILIETARFWASRAELGQDGHAHIRRVIGPDEYHETVDDNAFTNWMARHNLRVAAALVQRNVARADLLARLDLRPDEPGHWCDVADRLLLGIDPQTGLIEQFAGYFGLAPFSIADYAVRSAPVDVLLGRERTQACQVVKQADVVQLIALLWSAVPASARRDNFLYYEPRTAHGSSLSPSAHALVAARLDLHAHAERYFEQTADIDLGNTMGNAAGGVHIAAMGGLWQAVAFGVAGVTRVPRSALSEALPHAPPCPDEDEAIGIEPHLLPGWRHLKIPIAWRGRALEIHVEDGAVEVALEGSAPLPICLLDAGAPACAVLAEPGRRYATRLGGRVTPWEEVTPC; this comes from the coding sequence ATGTCGTCGCTGCTCGTAGAAGACAGCGCCACCGGGCAAGCCGTCCTCGCGCGAGGCGGATCGGGCAACCCCGCCATCGCGAACGCGCCGGCAGCCTCGATCAAGCTGCCGGCCGAGCTGCACCACCGCTTCCGCTTCATCGCGATCGACGCGGGCCTCCTCGGGGAGGCGGTCGACGGCGCCGCGGCGCTGCTCGACGCGCTGCTCGCGATGGGGGTGCGCGTGGCGCTCTTCACCGACGAGGCCATGCCCCACCTCGCTCGGCGGCTCGCTCGCGGCGTGCGCGCCGAGAACCGCAGGCGGCTCTTCCTCGGCGCGCTCGAGGGCGCGGAGCTCCACGGCTTCGATCGCCGCGGCGCCGCGGTCGCGCTCGCCGCCCGCGCGGAGCGGGACGGGCGCTCCGCCGTCGCCGCGCTGCTCGCTCAGGTGATCGCGCCGCTCCGCATCGAGCCGCACGATCGGCTCGCGATCTCGCCGGACCCACGCGAATCACGCGAATCACGCGACGGCGCGGCGGCCGGAGAGGCGCGCGGCCTCCGCGGCGCGCCGGAGCTCGCGGGCGCCGTCCATGCGACGGCCGGCGCGCAGCGGCTCCACGAGATCCTCGCGCTCCAGCGGGATCTCGAGGGCGAGCTCGGCTCCCTCGCGGCGCCCCGGGACGCCGCGTGGATCATCGAGGAGCCAGGGTTCGACATCGCGCGCGAGCACGAGATCGAGTCGCTGCTCGCGATCGCCAACGGCTACCTCGGCTCGCGCGCGTCGCTGCCGGAGGGGTCGAGCGTGTCGCGGCCGGCGACGTTCATCGCGGGCGCGTTCGAGCCCTCGGCCGACGTGAGCCGCGTGCCGGAGCTCGTCATCGCCCCCGACTGGGGCCGGCTGAGCGTCGCCATCGAGGGCGAGTCGTTCTCCGCGGAGGCGAGCGGCGTGCTGCACCACCGCCGCGCCCTCGACATGCGGCGGGGCGTGCTGCTGCGCGAGTGCCTGCGGCGCGGCGAGGGAGGCCACCTCACGCACCTGCACACGCTCCACGCGGCGTCGCTCGCGAACCGCCACGTCCTCATGGAAGCGCTCAGCATCGCCCCCCTCAACTTCACCGGGACGATCCGCGTCGACGCGATCCTGAGCGGCGACGTGAAGAGCGCGAGCGGCGCGGCGCACTGGGCCGGCTTCGCGGCGGACGCGCGCGCGAAGAGCCTGCTGCTCGTCGGACACACCCACGGCGGTCTCGTCACCGCGATGACCTCGCACCTGCGGGAGCTCCCGGAGCAGGCCCCGGAGAGCTCGCCCCGGCTCGAGGCCCTCGAGGGCGCGCGCTGCGAGCGCACCACAGGCGCGCGATCCATCGCCGAGCGCTGCGACGTCGGCGTCCGCGTCGCCGAGCGGCGCCGCCTCTTCCGGACGACGACGCTGCACACGTCGCGCGACACGCCCACGCCGCGCGAGGCGGGCGAGGCGCTCCAGGACGAGCTCTCGAGCCGCGCCATGGCCGACGTGCTGGGCGAGCACACGCGGGCGTGGGCGGAGCGCTGGCGCCACGCCGACGTCGAGATCGACGGCGCCCCCAGGATCGAGCGGGCCCTCCGGTTCGCGCTGTACCACCTCATCGGCGCGGCGAACCCGGACGACCCGCGCTGCTCCATCGGCGCGCGCGGGCTCAGCGGGGAGGCGTACCGCGGCCACGTCTTCTGGGACACCGAGACCTTCCTCGTCCCGTTCTATACGCACTGCTACCCCGAGGCCGCCCGCGCGCTGCTCCTCTACAGGCACCGCACCCTCGCCGGCGCGCGCCGCAAGGCGAAGGCGCTCGGCTACGAGGGCGCGCTCTACGCGTGGGAGTCGGCGGACACGGGCGACGAGACGACGCCGGCGCTCGTCGTCACGCCGTTCGGCGAGGTGGTCGGGGTGCTCTCCGGCGAGCAGGAGCACCACATCAGCGCCGACATCGCGTACGCGGTGCACGCGTACGTCCGCGCGACCGGCGATCTCGACTTCCAGCGCTGCGAGGGGGCCGAGATCCTGATCGAGACGGCGCGCTTCTGGGCGAGCCGCGCCGAGCTCGGGCAGGATGGCCACGCCCACATCCGGCGGGTGATCGGGCCGGACGAGTACCACGAGACCGTGGACGACAACGCGTTCACGAACTGGATGGCGCGGCACAACCTCCGCGTCGCCGCCGCGCTCGTCCAGCGCAACGTCGCGCGAGCGGACCTGCTCGCGCGGCTCGATCTCCGGCCCGACGAGCCCGGCCACTGGTGCGACGTCGCCGACCGCCTGCTCCTCGGGATCGACCCGCAGACCGGCCTGATCGAGCAGTTCGCGGGCTACTTCGGCCTCGCGCCGTTCTCCATCGCCGACTACGCCGTGCGTAGCGCGCCGGTCGACGTCCTGCTCGGGCGCGAGCGGACGCAGGCCTGCCAGGTCGTGAAGCAAGCGGACGTCGTGCAGCTCATCGCGCTGCTCTGGAGCGCGGTGCCCGCGAGCGCCCGGCGCGACAACTTCCTCTACTACGAGCCGCGCACCGCCCACGGCAGCTCGCTGAGCCCCAGCGCCCACGCGCTCGTCGCCGCCCGGCTCGATCTCCACGCCCACGCCGAGCGCTACTTCGAGCAGACCGCCGACATCGACCTCGGCAACACGATGGGCAACGCCGCGGGCGGCGTGCACATCGCCGCCATGGGCGGCCTCTGGCAAGCCGTCGCGTTCGGCGTTGCCGGCGTCACGCGCGTGCCGCGGAGCGCGCTCTCGGAGGCGCTCCCCCACGCGCCTCCGTGCCCCGACGAGGACGAGGCGATCGGGATCGAGCCGCACCTCCTGCCGGGCTGGCGGCACCTCAAGATCCCGATCGCCTGGCGAGGCCGCGCCCTCGAGATCCACGTGGAGGACGGGGCGGTCGAGGTCGCGCTCGAGGGGAGCGCGCCGCTGCCGATCTGCCTGCTCGACGCGGGCGCGCCCGCCTGCGCCGTGCTGGCGGAGCCGGGCCGCCGCTATGCGACGCGGCTGGGCGGCCGCGTCACGCCATGGGAGGAGGTCACGCCATGCTGA
- a CDS encoding M17 family peptidase N-terminal domain-containing protein — protein sequence MELRFISPDLQSLDELDSEVLACAPFSDARPVHGVAGLCDWRLGGRISELRRQGLITGELGEVVMIPCKPRMAFDKLVLFGAGRRDAFDEAIFREIVRGMLATMGGLCTRAAVVELPGRHDGLIPAEQAADALLDCAGRERGDNVWTLVERAEGRQQITQHMIEQRRRVRRAL from the coding sequence GTGGAGCTACGGTTCATCTCCCCCGACCTGCAGAGCCTCGACGAGCTCGACTCGGAGGTGCTCGCGTGCGCCCCGTTCAGCGACGCGCGGCCGGTCCACGGCGTGGCCGGCCTCTGCGACTGGCGGCTCGGCGGCCGGATCTCCGAGCTGAGGCGGCAGGGCCTGATCACCGGCGAGCTCGGCGAGGTCGTCATGATCCCGTGCAAGCCGCGCATGGCGTTCGACAAGCTCGTCCTGTTCGGCGCCGGCCGGCGCGACGCGTTCGACGAGGCGATCTTCCGCGAGATCGTGCGCGGGATGCTCGCCACGATGGGCGGGCTCTGCACGCGCGCCGCCGTGGTGGAGCTCCCGGGGCGACACGACGGGCTCATCCCCGCCGAGCAGGCGGCCGACGCGCTCCTCGACTGCGCGGGCAGGGAGCGCGGCGACAACGTGTGGACGCTGGTGGAGCGCGCCGAGGGCAGGCAGCAGATCACCCAGCACATGATCGAGCAGCGCCGCAGGGTCCGGCGGGCGCTGTAG
- a CDS encoding ATP-binding protein codes for MNRPSDTPSHRILIVDDSPTYLNQVAAAMRDEGYLPVLAHSGEEALARLTVARIDGILLDMVMPGLSGPATCLRIKANASWRPIPLLMLTGRDDHKAILDALSAGADDFVTKTGELTVLKARLRAQLRRKHYEDENRRMRELLLRREMEAAEARADRRLKQSEERFRLIVEGVQDYAIFMLDPAGRIASWNPGAERINGYRADEIIGCHCSVLFPPEDVELGRPAAELESTVETGRSIQEGYRVRRDGTRYWANEVISVLFDEAGQLRGFAKVTRDVTERRRVHEAQRILVSAGQILGESLDFEETLRRVVRVALPDFASICVLLLQDESGAIDRQVTAHADPSMAMATELLGRITADSAGRGIGRVLRTAQPELIPKVTDSFVRAISFDQAHYEALRSLSLASHLTVPLTARGRTLGTLSFASTHRRYDAVDLDLAQDLARRAALAVDNARLYREAQLAVRARDDFLTIASHELRTPLTPMQLQVDGLLRAGKRGGLTAERATPRLEMIKRQVERLARLITNLLDISRISAGRLQIELEDVDLAATVNEALERFREELCAAGCPVNLSAPASIVGRWDRLRLDQIVTNLLSNAIKYGAGKPIDVTLEDLADRARLTVRDRGIGIAPEQQARIFERFERAVSSENYSGFGMGLWIVRQIADALGATIQVDSRPGEGATFTVDLPKEPS; via the coding sequence GTGAACCGCCCGTCGGACACGCCGTCCCACCGCATCCTGATCGTGGACGACAGCCCCACGTACCTGAACCAGGTCGCGGCGGCGATGCGCGACGAAGGCTACTTGCCGGTGCTCGCCCACTCAGGGGAAGAGGCGCTCGCGCGGCTCACGGTGGCGCGCATCGACGGCATTCTGCTCGACATGGTGATGCCGGGTCTATCGGGCCCGGCCACGTGCCTCCGCATCAAAGCGAACGCCTCGTGGCGGCCGATCCCGCTGCTGATGCTCACGGGCCGCGACGATCACAAGGCGATCCTCGACGCCCTCTCGGCCGGCGCCGACGATTTCGTGACGAAGACGGGCGAGCTCACGGTGCTCAAAGCGCGCCTGCGCGCCCAGCTGCGCAGGAAGCATTACGAGGACGAGAACCGCAGGATGCGCGAGCTCCTCCTGCGCCGGGAGATGGAAGCGGCGGAGGCGCGCGCCGACCGGCGCCTCAAGCAGAGCGAGGAGCGTTTCCGCCTCATCGTGGAGGGCGTCCAGGACTACGCCATCTTCATGCTCGATCCCGCGGGCCGCATCGCCAGCTGGAACCCGGGCGCAGAGCGCATCAACGGCTACCGGGCCGACGAGATCATCGGCTGCCACTGCTCGGTCCTCTTCCCGCCGGAGGACGTCGAGCTCGGCAGGCCCGCCGCAGAGCTCGAGTCCACCGTGGAGACCGGCCGCTCGATCCAGGAGGGCTACCGCGTCCGCAGGGACGGCACCCGCTACTGGGCGAACGAGGTGATCAGCGTACTCTTCGACGAGGCCGGGCAGCTGCGCGGCTTCGCGAAGGTCACCCGCGACGTGACGGAGCGCCGCCGCGTCCACGAGGCGCAGCGCATCCTCGTCTCCGCCGGGCAGATCCTCGGCGAGTCGCTCGATTTCGAGGAGACGCTGCGGCGCGTGGTCCGCGTCGCGCTCCCCGACTTCGCGTCGATCTGCGTGCTCCTGTTGCAGGACGAGTCCGGCGCGATCGATCGGCAGGTGACCGCCCACGCGGATCCGTCGATGGCGATGGCGACCGAGCTCCTCGGCAGGATCACGGCCGACTCCGCCGGGCGGGGCATCGGCAGGGTCCTGCGCACGGCGCAGCCGGAGCTCATCCCCAAGGTGACCGACTCGTTCGTCCGCGCGATCTCGTTCGATCAGGCGCACTACGAGGCGCTGCGCTCGCTCTCGCTCGCCTCGCACCTCACGGTCCCGCTGACGGCGCGCGGCCGCACGCTGGGCACGCTCTCGTTCGCCTCGACGCACCGGCGCTACGACGCCGTCGATCTCGACCTCGCGCAGGATCTAGCGCGGCGCGCGGCGCTGGCCGTCGACAACGCCCGGCTCTACCGGGAGGCGCAGCTCGCGGTGCGCGCGCGCGACGATTTCCTCACGATCGCCTCGCACGAGCTCCGCACGCCGCTCACGCCCATGCAGCTGCAGGTCGACGGCCTCCTGCGCGCCGGCAAGCGCGGCGGGCTCACCGCCGAGCGCGCCACGCCGCGGCTCGAGATGATCAAGCGGCAGGTCGAGCGGCTTGCCCGGCTCATCACGAACCTGCTCGACATCTCGCGCATCTCCGCGGGCCGCCTGCAGATCGAGCTCGAGGACGTCGATCTCGCGGCCACGGTGAACGAGGCGCTGGAGCGGTTCCGCGAGGAGCTCTGCGCCGCCGGCTGCCCCGTCAACCTGTCGGCCCCCGCCTCGATCGTCGGCCGGTGGGATCGCCTGCGGCTCGATCAGATCGTCACGAACCTCCTCTCGAACGCCATCAAGTACGGCGCCGGCAAGCCCATCGACGTCACGCTGGAGGACCTCGCGGACCGCGCCCGCCTGACGGTGCGGGATCGCGGCATCGGCATCGCCCCGGAGCAGCAGGCCCGCATCTTCGAGCGCTTCGAGCGCGCCGTCTCCAGCGAGAACTACAGCGGCTTCGGCATGGGGCTGTGGATCGTGCGGCAGATCGCCGACGCGCTCGGGGCGACGATCCAGGTCGACAGCCGGCCGGGCGAGGGGGCGACCTTCACCGTCGACCTGCCGAAGGAGCCTTCCTGA